A DNA window from Vigna unguiculata cultivar IT97K-499-35 chromosome 10, ASM411807v1, whole genome shotgun sequence contains the following coding sequences:
- the LOC114165829 gene encoding cytochrome b5, seed isoform-like produces MGGESNKVFTLSEVSQHNNAKDCWLVIHGKVYNVTKFLEDHPGGDDVLLSSTGKDASNDFDDIGHSTSAVAMMDEFYVGDIDSSSIPSKVAYTPPNQPKYNQDKTPEFIIRILQFLVPLFILGLAAGIHFYTKSK; encoded by the exons ATGGGAGGGGAGAGCAACAAGGTCTTCACTTTGTCTGAGGTTTCTCAGCACAATAATGCCAAAGATTGTTGGCTTGTTATTCATGGCAAG GTTTATAATGTGACAAAGTTCTTGGAGGACCACCCTGGTGGTGATGATGTCCTCTTGTCTTCCACAG GGAAGGATGCAagtaatgattttgatgataTTGGTCACAGCACCAGTGCCGTAGCCATGATGGATGAGTTCTATGTTGGAGACATTGATTCATCATCCATCCCCAGCAAGGTCGCGTACACTCCTCCCAACCAACCTAAGTATAACCAGGATAAGACACCAGAGTTCATCATCAGGATCCTCCAGTTTCTAGTTCCCTTGTTTATCTTGGGTTTGGCAGCTGGTATTCATTTCTACACCAAATCAAAATAA